From Pseudovibrio sp. Tun.PSC04-5.I4, a single genomic window includes:
- a CDS encoding arginyltransferase gives MTRQPYENPQFYLTAPTECPYLPGRKERKVFTHLVGPNAPALNDVLTQGGFRRSQNIAYRPACEECRACISIRVCVSEFQWTKSLKRVWKDNHDLIGAELPAGPSTEQYDLFHEYLSARHTDGGMTEMSPMEYSMMVEDTHVNTAIIEYRKRGIDSFITGAGDGPLIGVVLTDRLCDGLSMVYSFFDHNETTRSLGTFMILDHIVRAQHLGLPYVYLGYWVEGSPKMTYKERFKPQEHLGGQGWERRD, from the coding sequence GTGACACGGCAACCCTATGAAAATCCGCAGTTTTATCTGACCGCCCCTACAGAATGCCCCTACCTGCCAGGTCGCAAAGAACGCAAAGTCTTTACGCATCTTGTCGGGCCTAATGCCCCAGCGCTCAACGATGTGTTAACGCAAGGCGGTTTTCGTCGGTCGCAAAACATTGCCTATCGCCCAGCCTGCGAAGAGTGCAGAGCCTGCATCTCCATCAGAGTATGCGTCAGCGAGTTTCAATGGACCAAATCTTTGAAGCGCGTATGGAAAGACAACCACGACCTCATCGGCGCAGAACTTCCAGCCGGTCCATCAACAGAACAATACGACCTGTTTCATGAGTACCTAAGTGCCCGTCATACCGACGGAGGCATGACAGAGATGTCCCCCATGGAGTATTCTATGATGGTGGAAGACACCCATGTGAACACAGCAATCATCGAATATCGCAAAAGAGGTATAGACAGTTTCATCACAGGAGCAGGAGATGGACCTTTAATCGGTGTCGTGCTGACTGATCGACTTTGCGACGGCCTCTCCATGGTTTACTCGTTCTTCGATCATAATGAGACCACCAGAAGCCTCGGCACATTCATGATCTTGGATCATATCGTTAGAGCACAACACTTAGGTCTGCCCTATGTCTATCTGGGGTACTGGGTCGAAGGCTCTCCAAAAATGACATACAAAGAGCGTTTTAAACCACAAGAACACCTTGGCGGACAAGGATGGGAACGCCGCGATTAG
- a CDS encoding threonine ammonia-lyase gives MPKVSTPLLTLSKIEEAAKNIKGAVLVTPLLPAIQLDALTEATVFVKYENMQVTNSFKERGALNKLLHLTETERQRGVIAMSAGNHAQAVARHAQRLGIPALIVMPNGTPYVKIESTKAFGADVVLAGETVDDAKQEADRLSEKHGYIWVHPFDDLEVIAGQGTIALEMLKDQPDLDTLIVPIGGGGMISGIAVAAKAIKPDIEIIGVESELYPSMYAALRNQPMQCGGNSLAEGIAVKVPGKFTKQLAKQFVDDVLLVSESQIEEAINIFLTRLKTVAEGAGAAGLAAMFAYPERFKGKKVGLVLCGGNINPRLLSSIALRQLVRLGNIIHIRCTIPDRPGILGEISTLIGELGGNILEVSHHRLFLDVSVKGATLDVAIETRDRQHAHEITNALEARDIHVSYSSSGEMRL, from the coding sequence AGGAAGCTGCTAAAAACATCAAGGGAGCGGTGCTGGTAACGCCCCTCCTGCCCGCCATTCAATTGGATGCTCTCACAGAAGCTACTGTTTTCGTGAAATACGAGAACATGCAGGTAACAAATTCCTTTAAGGAGCGTGGCGCTCTCAACAAACTACTCCACCTGACAGAGACTGAACGACAGCGCGGCGTTATCGCTATGTCCGCTGGCAACCACGCACAGGCCGTGGCTCGCCATGCACAACGCCTCGGCATCCCAGCTCTCATCGTTATGCCAAACGGCACACCCTACGTAAAAATTGAGTCGACCAAAGCCTTCGGCGCAGATGTTGTCCTCGCTGGCGAGACCGTAGATGATGCCAAACAGGAAGCAGATCGCCTCTCGGAAAAGCACGGCTATATCTGGGTTCACCCCTTCGATGATCTGGAGGTTATAGCCGGCCAAGGCACTATCGCTCTTGAGATGTTAAAAGACCAACCGGACTTAGATACGCTCATTGTTCCCATCGGCGGCGGCGGTATGATTTCCGGCATCGCCGTTGCAGCCAAAGCGATTAAGCCAGATATCGAGATCATTGGTGTTGAAAGCGAACTCTACCCGTCTATGTACGCGGCCCTGCGCAATCAACCAATGCAATGCGGTGGCAACTCTCTGGCAGAAGGTATTGCCGTTAAAGTACCGGGAAAATTTACAAAACAGTTGGCAAAGCAATTTGTTGATGATGTGCTTTTGGTGTCTGAAAGCCAGATTGAGGAAGCCATCAACATCTTCCTGACACGCCTGAAGACTGTAGCAGAAGGCGCTGGTGCAGCAGGTCTTGCGGCCATGTTTGCCTACCCGGAACGCTTCAAAGGCAAAAAGGTTGGACTTGTCCTTTGCGGCGGTAACATTAATCCCCGCCTCCTCAGCTCAATCGCGCTCCGCCAACTGGTCCGCCTGGGCAACATCATACACATCCGTTGCACCATACCGGATCGCCCTGGCATTTTAGGGGAGATCTCAACCTTGATTGGCGAGTTAGGCGGCAACATTTTAGAAGTCTCTCATCATCGTCTCTTCCTTGATGTTTCTGTTAAGGGGGCAACACTGGATGTTGCAATTGAAACCCGCGACAGACAGCATGCCCATGAAATTACCAATGCATTGGAAGCAAGAGATATTCACGTTTCTTACTCGTCATCCGGCGAAATGCGACTTTAA
- a CDS encoding uracil-DNA glycosylase family protein: MLDFGPVNASLIVVGLAPGHKGGNRTGIPFFGDFSGEMLNTALTTSGFAKYLSETDQSAGIEPLNARITNVVKCMPPKNIPKPIEIQACRPFFLASMEASPATRVVVAVGRTAHEELLKAFDRKPKENPFAHESEVQLTERLRMFSSFHCSRYNVNTRRITSEEFTEVFLNVRNYLRDLS, from the coding sequence GTGCTGGATTTTGGACCAGTCAATGCATCGCTGATTGTTGTTGGGCTTGCCCCCGGGCACAAAGGGGGCAATAGAACTGGTATCCCGTTCTTTGGTGATTTCTCCGGTGAAATGCTCAATACGGCACTGACGACGAGCGGATTTGCGAAATACCTTAGCGAAACTGATCAATCCGCCGGAATTGAACCGCTAAATGCGCGCATCACCAATGTTGTAAAGTGCATGCCGCCCAAAAATATCCCGAAACCTATTGAAATTCAGGCCTGTAGGCCATTTTTTCTAGCCTCTATGGAGGCAAGTCCCGCAACTCGAGTTGTTGTGGCAGTTGGGCGAACTGCTCATGAGGAGCTTCTCAAAGCATTCGATCGTAAACCAAAAGAAAATCCGTTCGCGCATGAAAGTGAAGTGCAACTGACGGAACGGTTACGGATGTTTTCCAGCTTCCACTGTTCGCGCTACAACGTGAACACTCGGCGAATAACATCTGAGGAATTTACAGAGGTGTTTTTGAATGTCCGTAATTACCTGAGAGACTTAAGTTAG
- a CDS encoding RDD family protein, whose translation MSQDLSAQPNPFFDPYLNPALFDGVRKKRVFASIFDIIAITIVSAIAYFVVGFLGILTLGLAWLLLPAIWPLVALAYTAFSLGGFSSATPGMRAFGLEMRLNNGARPYPLFAAIHALLFYFSVTVLSPFILIVSLFSDQKRLLHDILLGAVIMNSPVDSLHR comes from the coding sequence ATGAGCCAAGACTTGAGCGCCCAACCTAACCCATTCTTCGATCCGTACCTCAACCCGGCCCTTTTTGACGGGGTTCGGAAAAAACGCGTTTTTGCCAGTATTTTTGACATCATCGCAATCACAATCGTCTCCGCCATCGCCTATTTTGTGGTTGGGTTCCTGGGCATTCTCACGCTTGGTCTGGCTTGGTTGTTGTTACCTGCCATTTGGCCACTTGTTGCCCTTGCCTACACTGCGTTTTCTCTGGGTGGATTCAGCTCTGCAACTCCGGGCATGCGGGCATTTGGTTTGGAAATGCGTCTCAACAACGGAGCGCGGCCCTACCCACTATTTGCAGCTATTCATGCATTGCTCTTTTATTTCTCAGTAACAGTGCTTAGCCCTTTTATTCTCATAGTCTCATTGTTTAGTGACCAGAAGCGCTTGCTCCATGATATCCTCCTTGGTGCCGTTATTATGAATTCCCCGGTGGATAGTCTGCATCGATAA
- a CDS encoding SLC13 family permease: MESLNIPMILTFTVIGFTIILYALERIAIEITALGSIVALMLIFMVFPQTLNGMPIGPEDFLSGFSNQALITVICLLIVGQGLFQTDALDKPAQAILKMSKKRRWLATGPLLITVGIVSAFLNNTPVVVIALPILTTVAAAHHTSSSRFLMPLSFITILGGMTTMIGSSTNLLVANVANATGEVRINFFTFTAFGAILAAVGAVYVLVIMPKILKPRQSMADEFKGKDGRQFIAQIPIVYGHPLVGEKAIAGMFPALSQMTVRLIQRGERPLLPPFEDIVLQPGDTVIVAATRETLTKAISQRHPLLPADANESPTSDAEHATPTGALTLAEAVIAPGSRLIGRTLSMTSFHADTGCVVTGLQRRSRMPRMPMTDIRMESGDVLLIAGNREEINQLRGNRDVLLMDWSATELPQRQYARRALSIFVVMIGLAVSGVVPIVVASIAATFAMILCGCLNIRQTLRTIDSRIFMLIGASIAASLALEATGGDNAIAEALLTIADGRSPAFVLSLLFAVVAVLTNLLSNNATAVLFTPIAIEMAHRTGVPVEPFIVCLIFAANCSFATPIGYQTNLIVMGPGHYRFSDFLVAGTPLAIIIWLTFSLVAPYYYNL, from the coding sequence ATGGAGAGCCTGAACATACCGATGATCCTGACCTTTACGGTCATCGGCTTCACGATTATCCTTTATGCGCTGGAACGCATTGCCATTGAAATCACAGCATTAGGCTCAATAGTAGCTCTCATGCTGATTTTCATGGTCTTCCCACAAACTTTAAACGGCATGCCCATAGGCCCTGAAGATTTCCTCTCCGGGTTTTCCAATCAAGCGCTGATCACCGTGATCTGCCTGCTGATTGTAGGGCAAGGCCTGTTTCAAACTGATGCGCTCGACAAACCGGCGCAAGCTATTCTCAAAATGTCAAAAAAACGTCGCTGGCTTGCCACAGGCCCATTACTAATTACCGTTGGTATTGTCAGTGCGTTTTTGAACAACACCCCGGTCGTGGTCATTGCTTTGCCGATTTTGACCACCGTCGCGGCCGCACATCACACCTCATCCTCGCGTTTTCTTATGCCCCTCTCGTTTATTACCATATTGGGCGGCATGACGACGATGATTGGCTCATCCACAAACTTGCTTGTTGCCAATGTTGCCAACGCAACCGGTGAAGTCCGCATCAATTTCTTCACGTTCACAGCCTTCGGCGCAATCCTCGCGGCTGTTGGCGCAGTCTACGTCCTTGTCATCATGCCAAAAATTCTCAAACCACGTCAAAGCATGGCGGATGAATTCAAAGGCAAAGATGGTCGCCAGTTTATCGCGCAAATTCCAATCGTATACGGTCATCCACTCGTTGGCGAAAAAGCCATAGCAGGCATGTTCCCGGCTCTGAGCCAAATGACGGTCCGTCTGATCCAGCGCGGTGAACGCCCATTGCTTCCTCCATTTGAGGATATCGTGCTGCAGCCGGGCGACACTGTCATTGTCGCTGCCACACGCGAGACACTCACCAAAGCCATAAGCCAGCGCCATCCGCTATTACCCGCCGATGCAAACGAAAGCCCGACCAGCGACGCAGAACACGCAACACCCACAGGCGCACTTACTCTCGCTGAAGCGGTGATCGCACCGGGCTCACGCCTGATTGGCCGCACCTTGTCTATGACCAGCTTCCACGCTGATACCGGATGTGTTGTCACCGGCCTTCAACGCCGCAGCCGCATGCCGCGAATGCCCATGACAGACATTCGCATGGAATCCGGTGATGTTCTGCTCATTGCGGGAAATCGTGAAGAAATCAACCAGTTACGCGGCAACCGCGATGTCTTGCTCATGGACTGGTCGGCCACTGAACTCCCTCAGCGCCAATATGCGCGCCGTGCCTTGTCTATTTTTGTTGTAATGATCGGCCTTGCCGTATCAGGCGTGGTTCCAATTGTAGTCGCCTCCATCGCCGCTACATTTGCCATGATCCTTTGTGGCTGCCTCAACATTCGCCAAACCTTAAGAACCATCGACAGCCGTATTTTCATGCTGATTGGCGCATCCATCGCTGCCTCGTTAGCACTGGAAGCAACGGGTGGTGACAACGCCATAGCAGAAGCTCTGCTCACAATAGCAGATGGACGATCCCCAGCCTTCGTGCTCTCCCTGCTCTTCGCAGTTGTTGCTGTTTTAACGAACCTTTTGAGCAACAACGCAACAGCTGTTCTCTTTACACCTATCGCAATTGAAATGGCACATCGAACCGGCGTTCCAGTAGAGCCGTTTATTGTCTGCCTTATTTTTGCAGCCAACTGCTCCTTTGCGACGCCGATTGGATACCAAACCAACCTTATCGTTATGGGCCCAGGCCACTACCGCTTTTCAGATTTTCTGGTCGCCGGCACACCTCTCGCCATAATCATATGGTTGACCTTCTCACTTGTTGCTCCTTACTATTATAATTTATAG